In a genomic window of Lacrimispora sp. BS-2:
- a CDS encoding LacI family DNA-binding transcriptional regulator, protein MTIYDIAKKAGVSASTVSRVINDRPGVGETTKERIRELLKEYNYSPNEAARGLVTQSSKIVGILIEDIRISHHTESAYIIEQEMTKKGYTCITLSTGMTPVRKAEYIKILEQRRVDGAILIGSMFGTLEVEKSIKEHLSDVPIVLVNGSLNLPNVWGILVDEERGVEECVDLLVNKGRRNLVFAVDSITPSNNGKMQGFKKGLRKHGLVGGKEFIYYTTDDDTAPEHTIERGRQVTKEIIMKYPEVNGIIYSIDLLAVGGLQMCYETGITVPDQIAVIGVDNSLYGKLCTPKLTTLDNKLVEVCQNASRILLEAFEGKTMLPEMKLSTDIIQREST, encoded by the coding sequence ATGACAATTTATGATATTGCAAAAAAAGCAGGAGTTTCTGCCAGCACGGTTTCCCGTGTAATCAATGACAGACCGGGAGTCGGTGAGACGACAAAAGAACGGATAAGAGAACTTCTAAAAGAGTATAATTATTCTCCCAATGAAGCAGCCCGTGGTCTTGTGACCCAATCCTCAAAAATTGTGGGAATTCTGATTGAGGACATCCGCATCTCTCATCATACGGAATCTGCCTATATCATAGAGCAGGAGATGACCAAAAAGGGATATACCTGCATTACTCTCAGCACTGGAATGACTCCGGTAAGAAAAGCAGAATATATTAAAATCCTGGAACAGAGAAGAGTAGATGGAGCTATCCTGATCGGATCCATGTTTGGAACACTTGAGGTAGAGAAAAGCATAAAGGAGCATTTGTCAGATGTCCCCATTGTGCTGGTAAATGGTTCCTTAAACCTGCCCAATGTATGGGGGATCCTGGTGGATGAAGAGCGGGGAGTGGAGGAATGTGTGGATCTGCTTGTGAATAAAGGCCGCCGCAATCTGGTTTTTGCCGTGGACTCCATAACTCCTTCGAATAATGGCAAAATGCAGGGATTTAAGAAGGGCCTTAGGAAACATGGTCTTGTAGGCGGTAAAGAGTTTATTTATTATACAACAGACGATGATACGGCTCCGGAACATACCATTGAAAGAGGAAGACAGGTAACAAAAGAAATCATTATGAAGTATCCGGAGGTAAACGGGATTATATATTCCATAGATTTATTAGCTGTGGGAGGATTGCAGATGTGTTATGAAACAGGTATTACTGTCCCGGACCAGATCGCAGTAATAGGAGTGGACAACTCCCTGTACGGAAAACTCTGCACACCAAAACTGACGACCTTAGACAACAAACTGGTAGAAGTCTGCCAGAACGCCTCCCGGATTTTGCTGGAAGCGTTTGAAGGGAAGACCATGCTACCTGAGATGAAATTATCTACTGATATTATTCAAAGAGAGAGCACCTGA